A region of Ornithorhynchus anatinus isolate Pmale09 chromosome 5, mOrnAna1.pri.v4, whole genome shotgun sequence DNA encodes the following proteins:
- the MAD2L2 gene encoding mitotic spindle assembly checkpoint protein MAD2B isoform X1, which produces MGLGAVPGHYYHPPLPRVITAKTHLRPTPSRPSQALCARDGYGAGEPVAHWKSLSSTALVHSKRLVQCPAHGAGTMTTLTRQDLNFGQVVADVLCEFLEVAVHLILYVREVYPIGIFQKRKKYNVPVQMSCHPELNQYIQDTLHCVKPLLEKNDVEKVVVVILDKEHHPVERFVFEITQPPLLSISSDSLLSHVEQLLRAFILKISVCDAVLDHNPPGCTFTVLVHTREAATRNMEKIQVIKDFPWILADEQDVHMHDPRLIPLKTMTSDILKMQLYVEERAHKST; this is translated from the exons atggggttgggggctgTGCCTGGTCATTATTATCACCCACCTCTGCCCCGGGTCATCACTGCAAAGACCCATTTACGTCCAACTCCGTCCCGCCCTTCCCAGGCCCTGTGTGCCAGGGACGGATATGGGGCAGGGGAACCCGTGGCACATTGGAAGTCTCTTTCCTCCACCGCCTtggtacattctaagcgcttagtacagtgccctgcacatg GGGCTGGAACGATGACCACGCTTACCAGGCAGGACCTCAACTTTGGACAAG TTGTGGCCGATGTTCTCTGTGAGTTCCTGGAGGTCGCCGTCCATCTCATTCTGTACGTCCGAGAGGTTTACCCCATTGGAATCTTTCAGAAGCGGAAGAAATACAACGTTCCGGTCCAG ATGTCCTGCCACCCAGAGTTGAATCAGTACATCCAGGACACGCTTCACTGTGTCAAGCCGCTGCTCGAAAAG AATGACgtggagaaggtggtggtggtgatccTGGATAAAGAACACCATCCCGTGGAGAGATTCGTTTTTGAGATCACCCAGCCCCCTCTGCTTTCCATCAG CTCCGACTCcctgctgtcccacgtggagcaacTGCTTCGTGCCTTCATCTTGAAGATCAGCGTCTGCGACGCCGTGCTGGACCACAACCCCCCAG GCTGCACCTTCACGGTCTTGGTCCACACCCGGGAGGCGGCCACCCGCAACATGGAGAAGATCCAGGTCATCAAG GATTTCCCCTGGATCCTGGCCGACGAGCAAGATGTCCACATGCACGACCCTCGGCTCATCCCACTGAAGACCATGACCTCGGACATCTTAAAG
- the MAD2L2 gene encoding mitotic spindle assembly checkpoint protein MAD2B isoform X2: MTTLTRQDLNFGQVVADVLCEFLEVAVHLILYVREVYPIGIFQKRKKYNVPVQMSCHPELNQYIQDTLHCVKPLLEKNDVEKVVVVILDKEHHPVERFVFEITQPPLLSISSDSLLSHVEQLLRAFILKISVCDAVLDHNPPGCTFTVLVHTREAATRNMEKIQVIKDFPWILADEQDVHMHDPRLIPLKTMTSDILKMQLYVEERAHKST; the protein is encoded by the exons ATGACCACGCTTACCAGGCAGGACCTCAACTTTGGACAAG TTGTGGCCGATGTTCTCTGTGAGTTCCTGGAGGTCGCCGTCCATCTCATTCTGTACGTCCGAGAGGTTTACCCCATTGGAATCTTTCAGAAGCGGAAGAAATACAACGTTCCGGTCCAG ATGTCCTGCCACCCAGAGTTGAATCAGTACATCCAGGACACGCTTCACTGTGTCAAGCCGCTGCTCGAAAAG AATGACgtggagaaggtggtggtggtgatccTGGATAAAGAACACCATCCCGTGGAGAGATTCGTTTTTGAGATCACCCAGCCCCCTCTGCTTTCCATCAG CTCCGACTCcctgctgtcccacgtggagcaacTGCTTCGTGCCTTCATCTTGAAGATCAGCGTCTGCGACGCCGTGCTGGACCACAACCCCCCAG GCTGCACCTTCACGGTCTTGGTCCACACCCGGGAGGCGGCCACCCGCAACATGGAGAAGATCCAGGTCATCAAG GATTTCCCCTGGATCCTGGCCGACGAGCAAGATGTCCACATGCACGACCCTCGGCTCATCCCACTGAAGACCATGACCTCGGACATCTTAAAG